From the genome of Streptomyces sp. NBC_01260, one region includes:
- a CDS encoding YlxR family protein yields the protein MSGRTHARACPERTCVGCRERAAKSELLRIVADGDACVPDPRGTLPGRGAYVHPASVCLDLAVRRRAFPRAFKAKGPFDPAAVQRFVERVTP from the coding sequence GTGTCTGGCCGGACGCACGCCCGCGCTTGCCCTGAGCGAACCTGTGTGGGATGCCGGGAGCGAGCGGCCAAGAGCGAGCTGCTGCGCATCGTGGCGGACGGGGACGCATGCGTCCCCGACCCTCGCGGTACGCTGCCCGGCCGGGGTGCTTACGTACACCCCGCATCTGTCTGTCTCGACCTGGCGGTTCGCCGCCGGGCATTCCCTCGGGCCTTCAAGGCCAAGGGGCCGTTCGACCCCGCCGCGGTACAGCGGTTCGTCGAACGGGTGACACCGTAG
- a CDS encoding GNAT family N-acetyltransferase, which translates to MTQTTTRVLEPSDLGAALAVLESEPVANAFVTSRVQIAGLDPWRLGGEMWGWYADGQLRSLCYSGANLVPICATPEAVRAFSDRARRAGRRCSSIVGPAEPTAQLWQLLEPGWGPAREVRANQPLMVAESPAADVAPDPQVRRVRKDEMDILMPACVAMFTEEVGISPLAGDGGLLYQARVAELIAAGRSFARIQDGKVVFKAEIGATTSQACQIQGVWVAPEFRGRGYSETGMAAVLRHALTDVAPIVSLYVNDYNTPARKSYSRIGFREVGAFMSVLF; encoded by the coding sequence TTGACGCAGACCACCACCCGGGTCCTCGAACCCAGCGACCTCGGCGCCGCGCTCGCGGTGCTGGAGAGCGAACCCGTAGCCAACGCCTTCGTGACCTCCCGGGTCCAGATCGCAGGCCTCGACCCATGGCGCCTCGGCGGCGAGATGTGGGGCTGGTACGCCGACGGGCAGCTGCGCTCCCTCTGCTACTCCGGGGCCAATCTCGTCCCCATCTGCGCCACCCCCGAAGCCGTCAGGGCCTTCTCCGACCGGGCCCGCAGGGCCGGCCGCCGCTGCTCCTCGATCGTCGGCCCCGCCGAGCCGACCGCACAGCTGTGGCAGCTGCTCGAACCGGGCTGGGGCCCCGCCCGCGAGGTCCGGGCCAACCAGCCGCTCATGGTCGCCGAGAGCCCCGCCGCCGATGTGGCGCCCGATCCGCAGGTCCGACGCGTCCGCAAGGACGAGATGGACATCCTGATGCCGGCCTGCGTGGCCATGTTCACCGAGGAGGTCGGCATCTCCCCGCTCGCGGGCGACGGCGGACTCCTCTACCAGGCCCGCGTCGCCGAGCTCATCGCCGCCGGCCGCTCCTTCGCCCGCATCCAGGACGGCAAGGTCGTCTTCAAGGCCGAGATCGGCGCCACCACCTCACAGGCCTGCCAGATCCAGGGGGTCTGGGTCGCCCCGGAATTCCGCGGCCGGGGGTACTCCGAGACCGGTATGGCGGCCGTCCTGCGCCACGCACTGACCGATGTCGCGCCGATCGTCAGCCTGTACGTCAACGACTACAACACCCCCGCGCGCAAGTCGTACAGCCGGATCGGCTTCCGCGAGGTCGGCGCGTTCATGAGCGTGCTGTTCTGA
- a CDS encoding GNAT family N-acetyltransferase codes for MAAASGGGPHTPSVRIAPIDLAARVDEALAVQAVAFGLGPDEIEVRRHIVLRHLDHPRARALGAMTPADRLVGFVYGMPNERAHWWSTVVEPYLRATGSAHWLDDSFVITELHVHPEFQNRGIGRTLITTVTDAVDQPRSILSAIDTESPARGLYRSLGYQDLARQVLFPSAPKPYAVMGAPLPLLRRARD; via the coding sequence ATGGCAGCAGCTTCCGGGGGCGGCCCCCACACTCCCAGCGTCCGGATCGCACCGATCGATCTCGCCGCACGCGTGGACGAGGCGCTCGCCGTGCAGGCCGTCGCCTTCGGCCTCGGCCCCGACGAGATCGAAGTACGCCGCCACATCGTCCTCAGACACCTCGACCACCCCCGAGCCCGCGCGCTGGGCGCCATGACCCCGGCCGACCGGCTCGTCGGCTTCGTCTACGGCATGCCGAACGAACGCGCTCACTGGTGGTCCACCGTCGTCGAGCCCTATCTGCGCGCCACCGGTTCCGCGCACTGGCTCGACGACTCCTTCGTGATCACCGAACTGCACGTCCACCCGGAGTTCCAGAACCGCGGGATCGGCCGGACCCTGATCACCACCGTCACCGACGCCGTCGACCAGCCCCGCTCCATCCTCTCCGCGATCGACACGGAGAGCCCGGCACGCGGTCTGTACCGCTCCCTCGGCTATCAGGACCTGGCCCGGCAGGTGCTCTTCCCCAGCGCTCCCAAGCCGTACGCGGTCATGGGAGCACCGCTTCCGCTGCTCCGCCGGGCGCGTGACTGA
- a CDS encoding aminoglycoside phosphotransferase family protein, with amino-acid sequence MGFEPPQRLVRALGESYGDTAAGKWLAGLPALTGQALAGAGEELSVDRVAAPGGRSSLVLLVRGGDGAPAALKIAPSGAAPELERAALAHWNGWGAVQLIAPGEDLLPGHTAAGALLLERLHPEMSLRSLPEAKALLEAAGTVRRLWVEPPAGHAFETVAERTAPRTGPMRAAAEADPDLEPLVSAALAAREELVAHSPETLLLHGNFRQSKVLSGERAPWLTVGPEPLVGERAYDLARLVRDRVEDLIASSGGAMTARRRIKRLADALDVDRERLHGWTLFRAVESGTRALAAGRGQEGEVTMEFASWL; translated from the coding sequence ATGGGTTTTGAACCGCCGCAGCGTCTGGTGCGAGCGCTCGGCGAGTCGTACGGGGATACGGCCGCCGGGAAATGGCTCGCGGGGCTTCCCGCACTGACCGGTCAGGCGCTGGCCGGGGCCGGAGAGGAACTGTCCGTGGACCGGGTCGCCGCCCCGGGCGGGCGCAGCAGCCTGGTCCTCCTGGTGCGAGGCGGTGACGGCGCCCCGGCGGCGCTGAAGATCGCTCCGTCCGGTGCGGCGCCCGAGCTCGAAAGGGCGGCGCTGGCGCACTGGAACGGCTGGGGCGCGGTACAGCTGATCGCGCCGGGTGAGGACCTGCTCCCCGGGCACACGGCCGCCGGCGCCCTGCTGCTGGAGCGGCTGCACCCCGAGATGTCGCTGCGTTCGCTGCCGGAGGCGAAGGCCCTGCTGGAGGCGGCGGGCACGGTACGGCGGCTGTGGGTCGAGCCGCCCGCCGGGCACGCCTTCGAGACGGTCGCCGAACGGACCGCGCCGCGGACCGGGCCCATGCGGGCCGCCGCCGAGGCCGATCCGGACCTTGAGCCGCTGGTCTCGGCGGCCCTGGCAGCGCGCGAGGAACTGGTCGCCCACTCCCCCGAAACCCTGCTGCTGCACGGCAACTTCCGGCAGAGCAAGGTGCTCTCGGGCGAGCGGGCGCCCTGGCTGACGGTCGGGCCCGAGCCGCTGGTCGGCGAGCGGGCCTACGATCTGGCGCGGCTGGTGCGGGACCGGGTCGAGGATCTGATCGCCTCGTCCGGTGGCGCGATGACGGCCCGGCGCAGGATCAAGAGGCTCGCGGACGCGCTGGACGTGGACCGTGAGCGGCTGCACGGCTGGACGCTGTTCCGCGCGGTGGAGTCCGGTACCCGGGCGCTGGCCGCCGGCCGCGGCCAGGAGGGCGAAGTGACGATGGAGTTCGCGAGCTGGCTGTAG
- the rimP gene encoding ribosome maturation factor RimP: MSTTQSERLRGLVEPLVSAEQLDLEEIEVSRAGRRRVLRIIVDSEEGVELDTCAELSRAISAKLDETDVMGEEEYVLEVSSPGADRPLTEHRHYVRATGRLARLQLREGGELVARILAVDDEGLDLEVPGVKGRKPTSRRIAFDEIAKARVELEFNRKDKKEEEA, from the coding sequence ATGAGCACCACCCAGAGCGAGAGGCTGCGCGGGCTGGTAGAACCGCTCGTCAGCGCCGAGCAGCTGGATCTGGAAGAGATCGAAGTGTCCCGGGCCGGCCGCCGCCGGGTGCTGCGGATCATCGTGGACTCCGAAGAGGGCGTGGAGCTCGACACCTGCGCGGAACTGAGCCGTGCGATCTCCGCGAAGCTCGACGAGACCGATGTGATGGGCGAGGAAGAGTACGTCCTGGAGGTCAGCTCTCCCGGTGCGGACCGCCCGCTGACGGAACACCGCCACTACGTACGTGCCACCGGCCGGCTGGCCAGGCTCCAGCTGCGCGAGGGCGGCGAGCTGGTGGCCCGCATCCTCGCGGTCGACGACGAGGGCCTCGATCTCGAGGTGCCGGGCGTCAAGGGCCGCAAGCCCACGTCCCGCCGGATCGCCTTCGACGAGATCGCCAAGGCGCGCGTGGAGCTGGAATTCAACCGCAAGGACAAGAAGGAAGAGGAGGCGTAG
- the infB gene encoding translation initiation factor IF-2, which produces MAKVRVYELAKEFGVESKVVMAKLQELGEFVRSASSTIEAPVVRKLTDALQGPGGNAAGKSAAKPGAPRKAAPVKPAAPSPAAAARPAAPKPGVPAAKPAAAEAPESSAPAAASAPSAGPRPGPKPAPVKPAPVTPVPAAEFSAPAPAQPAAPQQQAPRPAGATPGPRPARPAPAGGQRDGGREGGQRDGGRGGERDGARGGDRPARPAGQGAPRPGARPAGPRPGNNPFTSGGSTGMARPQSPRPGGAPRPGGGSERPGAPRPQGGPGGAPRPQGQGGARPSPGGMPRPQAPRPGGAPGAGGNRPNPGMMPQRPAAGPRPGGGPGGGRGPGGGGGRPGGGGGAGRPGGGGFAGRPAGPGGGGGGFAGRPGGGGGAPGRPGGGGGFGGRPGFGGRPGGPGARGGTQGAFGRPGGPARRGRKSKRQRRQEYESMQAPSVGGVMLPRGNGQAVRLSRGASLTDFAEKINANPASLVGVMMNLGEMVTATQSVPDETLKMLADEMNFVLEIVSPEEEDRELLESFDIEFGEDEGGEEALVSRPPVVTVMGHVDHGKTRLLDAIRKTNVVAGEAGGITQHIGAYQVGAEVNGEDRRITFIDTPGHEAFTAMRARGAKSTDIAILVVAANDGVMPQTIEALNHAKAADVPIVVAVNKIDVEGADPVKVRGQLTEFGLVAEEYGGDTMFVDISAKQGLNIEALLEAVVLTADASLDLRANPEQDAQGIAIESHLDRGRGAVSTVLVQRGTLRIGDTVVVGDAYGRVRAMLDDKGENVEEAGPSTPVLVLGLTNVPGAGDNFLVVDEDRTARQIAEKRAARERNANFARKGVRFSLENLDEALKAGLVQELNLIIKGDASGSVEALESSLLQLDVGEEVDIRVLHRGVGAVTESDINLATGSDAIVIGFNVRAAGRAAQMADREGVDVRYYSVIYQAIEEIEAALKGMLKPEYEEVELGTAEIREIFRSSKLGNIAGVLVRSGEVKRNTKARLLRDGKVIAESLNISGLRRFKDDVTEIREGFEGGINLGNFNDIKIDDVIATYEMREKPRG; this is translated from the coding sequence GTGGCTAAGGTCCGGGTATACGAACTCGCCAAGGAGTTCGGGGTTGAGAGCAAGGTCGTCATGGCCAAGCTCCAAGAACTCGGTGAATTCGTACGTTCGGCGTCCTCGACGATCGAGGCGCCGGTTGTACGCAAGTTGACTGACGCACTGCAGGGTCCCGGTGGCAACGCCGCCGGCAAGTCCGCTGCAAAGCCTGGCGCGCCCCGCAAGGCCGCCCCCGTGAAGCCCGCAGCGCCCTCCCCGGCCGCTGCGGCACGTCCCGCTGCCCCGAAGCCCGGCGTACCGGCTGCCAAGCCGGCCGCTGCCGAGGCTCCGGAGAGCAGCGCCCCCGCTGCGGCCTCCGCGCCGTCCGCGGGCCCGCGTCCGGGCCCCAAGCCCGCACCCGTGAAGCCCGCCCCGGTGACCCCGGTGCCCGCAGCCGAGTTCTCGGCTCCGGCCCCGGCACAGCCGGCCGCACCGCAGCAGCAGGCCCCGCGTCCCGCGGGTGCCACCCCGGGTCCCCGCCCCGCCCGTCCGGCTCCGGCCGGCGGTCAGCGTGACGGTGGCCGCGAGGGCGGTCAGCGTGACGGCGGCCGCGGCGGCGAGCGCGACGGCGCCCGTGGCGGCGACCGTCCGGCACGTCCCGCAGGCCAGGGCGCCCCGCGTCCCGGTGCACGTCCGGCGGGTCCCCGTCCGGGCAACAACCCGTTCACCTCCGGCGGCTCGACGGGCATGGCCCGTCCGCAGTCGCCCCGTCCCGGCGGCGCCCCGCGTCCCGGTGGCGGCTCGGAGCGCCCCGGCGCCCCGCGTCCGCAGGGCGGCCCCGGCGGCGCCCCGCGGCCCCAGGGCCAGGGCGGCGCACGTCCGTCTCCGGGCGGCATGCCGCGCCCGCAGGCTCCTCGTCCCGGCGGCGCCCCCGGCGCCGGCGGTAACCGTCCCAACCCGGGCATGATGCCGCAGCGTCCCGCTGCCGGCCCGCGTCCCGGTGGTGGCCCCGGCGGTGGCCGCGGTCCCGGTGGCGGCGGCGGTCGTCCCGGCGGCGGTGGCGGCGCAGGCCGTCCCGGTGGCGGCGGCTTCGCAGGCCGTCCGGCCGGTCCCGGTGGCGGTGGCGGCGGTTTCGCCGGTCGTCCCGGTGGCGGCGGTGGCGCTCCCGGTCGTCCGGGTGGTGGCGGCGGCTTCGGCGGCCGTCCCGGCTTCGGTGGACGTCCCGGTGGCCCCGGTGCCCGTGGTGGCACGCAGGGTGCCTTCGGCCGTCCCGGCGGTCCCGCGCGTCGTGGCCGCAAGTCGAAGCGGCAGAGGCGCCAGGAGTACGAGTCGATGCAGGCCCCGTCGGTGGGCGGCGTCATGCTGCCCCGCGGCAACGGGCAGGCTGTCCGGCTGTCTCGCGGTGCTTCGCTCACGGACTTCGCGGAGAAGATCAACGCGAACCCGGCGTCGCTCGTCGGCGTGATGATGAACCTCGGCGAGATGGTCACTGCCACGCAGTCCGTCCCCGACGAGACGCTGAAGATGCTCGCGGACGAGATGAACTTCGTCCTGGAGATCGTCAGCCCCGAGGAGGAGGACCGCGAGCTGCTCGAGTCCTTCGACATCGAGTTCGGCGAGGACGAGGGCGGCGAAGAGGCCCTGGTCTCCCGTCCGCCGGTCGTGACCGTCATGGGTCACGTCGACCACGGTAAGACCCGACTGCTGGACGCGATCCGCAAGACGAACGTCGTCGCGGGCGAGGCCGGCGGTATCACGCAGCACATCGGTGCGTACCAGGTCGGCGCCGAGGTCAACGGCGAGGACCGCAGGATCACCTTCATCGACACCCCGGGTCACGAGGCGTTCACCGCCATGCGTGCACGTGGTGCGAAGTCCACCGACATCGCGATCCTCGTGGTGGCGGCGAACGACGGTGTGATGCCCCAGACGATCGAGGCGCTGAACCACGCCAAGGCGGCCGACGTGCCGATCGTGGTCGCGGTCAACAAGATCGACGTCGAGGGTGCCGACCCGGTCAAGGTGCGCGGTCAGCTCACCGAGTTCGGTCTGGTGGCCGAGGAGTACGGCGGCGACACGATGTTCGTCGACATCTCCGCCAAGCAGGGCCTCAACATCGAGGCTCTTCTGGAGGCCGTCGTCCTCACCGCCGACGCCTCGCTCGACCTGCGGGCCAACCCGGAGCAGGACGCTCAGGGTATTGCGATCGAGTCCCACCTCGACCGTGGCCGCGGTGCCGTCTCGACCGTCCTGGTCCAGCGCGGCACGCTGCGTATCGGCGACACGGTGGTGGTCGGCGACGCGTACGGCCGAGTCCGCGCGATGCTCGACGACAAGGGCGAGAACGTCGAGGAAGCGGGTCCCTCGACCCCCGTCCTCGTGCTGGGTCTCACCAACGTCCCGGGTGCCGGCGACAACTTCCTGGTGGTCGACGAGGACCGTACGGCCCGTCAGATCGCCGAGAAGCGTGCCGCTCGTGAGCGCAACGCCAACTTCGCCCGCAAGGGTGTCCGGTTCTCCCTGGAGAACCTGGACGAGGCGCTCAAGGCCGGTCTGGTCCAGGAGCTCAACCTCATCATCAAGGGCGACGCGTCCGGTTCGGTGGAGGCTCTCGAGTCCTCGCTGCTCCAGCTCGACGTCGGTGAAGAGGTCGACATCCGGGTCCTGCACCGCGGTGTGGGTGCGGTCACCGAGTCGGACATCAACCTGGCGACCGGCTCCGACGCCATCGTGATCGGCTTCAACGTGCGCGCCGCAGGGCGTGCCGCGCAGATGGCCGACCGCGAAGGTGTGGACGTCCGGTACTACTCGGTCATCTACCAGGCGATCGAAGAGATCGAAGCGGCCCTCAAGGGCATGCTCAAGCCGGAGTACGAAGAGGTCGAGCTCGGTACGGCGGAGATCCGCGAGATCTTCCGCTCGTCCAAGCTGGGCAACATCGCCGGTGTGCTGGTCCGGTCCGGCGAGGTCAAGCGCAACACCAAGGCGCGCCTGCTTCGCGACGGCAAGGTCATCGCGGAGAGCCTCAACATCTCCGGTCTGCGCCGCTTCAAGGACGACGTCACCGAGATCCGCGAAGGCTTCGAGGGCGGTATCAACCTCGGAAACTTCAACGACATCAAGATCGACGACGTCATCGCGACGTACGAGATGCGCGAGAAGCCGCGAGGCTGA
- a CDS encoding DUF503 domain-containing protein, whose translation MYVGTLSFDLLLGDVRSLKEKRSVVRPIVAELQRKYAVSVAETGGQDLHRRAEIGLAVVSGDTGHLTDVLDRCERLIAGRPEVELLSVRRRLHSDEDD comes from the coding sequence ATGTATGTGGGGACACTGTCCTTCGATCTGCTTCTCGGCGACGTACGGTCGCTGAAGGAGAAGCGCTCCGTGGTCCGTCCGATCGTCGCCGAGCTCCAGCGCAAGTACGCGGTGAGCGTGGCGGAGACGGGCGGCCAGGACCTCCATCGCAGGGCCGAGATCGGCCTCGCCGTGGTCTCCGGGGACACCGGGCACCTCACCGACGTGCTGGACCGGTGCGAGCGGTTGATCGCCGGTCGGCCGGAAGTGGAACTGCTGTCCGTACGGCGGCGGCTGCACAGCGACGAAGACGATTGA
- the nusA gene encoding transcription termination factor NusA, whose protein sequence is MDIDVKLLKGLAQDKEIPFDVLVEAIESALLIAYHRTDGSHRRARVELDERGHVTVWAKEDPADLEEGQEPKEFDDTPSGFGRIAATTAKQVILQRLRDAEDDRTFGEYAGHEGDVVTGVVQQGKDPKNVLVDIGKLEAILPVQEQVPGEEYTHGLRLRTYVVRVAKGVRGPSVTLSRTHPNLVKKLFALEVPEIADGSVEICAIAREAGHRTKIAVRSTRSGLNAKGACIGPMGGRVRNVMAELLGEKIDIVDWSDDPAEMVANALSPARVSEVEVVDLGARSARVTVPDYQLSLAIGKEGQNARLAARLTGWRIDIRPDTETDAERDVADRERAERARERAERS, encoded by the coding sequence GTGGACATCGATGTGAAGCTTCTGAAGGGCTTGGCGCAGGACAAGGAGATCCCGTTCGACGTGCTCGTCGAGGCGATCGAGTCGGCCCTCCTCATCGCGTACCACCGCACGGACGGCAGCCACCGCCGGGCGCGCGTGGAGCTGGACGAGCGTGGCCATGTGACGGTGTGGGCGAAGGAGGACCCGGCCGATCTGGAGGAGGGCCAGGAGCCCAAGGAGTTCGACGACACCCCGTCGGGCTTCGGCCGGATCGCCGCGACCACCGCCAAGCAGGTCATCCTCCAGCGGCTGCGCGACGCCGAGGACGACCGGACGTTCGGCGAGTACGCGGGCCACGAGGGCGATGTCGTCACCGGCGTCGTCCAGCAGGGCAAGGACCCGAAGAACGTCCTGGTCGACATCGGGAAGCTGGAGGCCATCCTGCCGGTGCAGGAACAGGTGCCCGGCGAGGAGTACACCCACGGCCTGCGGCTGCGCACCTACGTCGTACGGGTGGCCAAGGGCGTGCGCGGTCCGTCGGTGACGCTGTCGCGGACCCACCCCAACCTGGTGAAGAAGCTCTTCGCGCTGGAGGTCCCGGAGATCGCCGACGGTTCCGTCGAGATCTGCGCGATCGCCCGCGAGGCCGGCCACCGTACCAAGATCGCGGTCCGCTCCACCCGCTCCGGTCTCAACGCCAAGGGCGCCTGCATCGGCCCGATGGGCGGCCGTGTGCGCAATGTCATGGCCGAGCTGCTCGGTGAGAAGATCGACATCGTGGACTGGTCGGACGACCCGGCCGAGATGGTCGCCAACGCGCTGTCGCCCGCCCGGGTCAGCGAGGTGGAGGTCGTGGACCTCGGCGCCCGCTCCGCCCGGGTCACCGTGCCGGACTACCAGCTGTCGCTGGCGATCGGCAAGGAGGGGCAGAACGCCCGTCTCGCCGCCCGTCTCACCGGCTGGCGTATCGATATCCGCCCGGACACCGAGACCGACGCCGAGCGCGACGTGGCCGACCGCGAGCGGGCCGAGCGGGCCCGGGAGCGCGCCGAGCGGAGCTGA
- a CDS encoding ferritin-like domain-containing protein, with protein MSDGTLKAAQAALAAEHAAVYGYGVAGGRVAAGRRAEATAAHHAHRARRDALVRTVRGLGGEPVAADPAYALPFAVPGPAAAVRLAAVLEDRVADVYSDLVRAAEGPLRREAADALREAAVRAVRWRGSGVPFPGLAERAADGSLKDGAGEKDGTTGADAKIGSDADARTGTTH; from the coding sequence GTGAGCGACGGGACACTGAAGGCCGCACAGGCGGCGCTGGCCGCCGAACACGCCGCGGTGTACGGGTACGGGGTGGCGGGCGGCCGGGTCGCCGCGGGCCGCCGGGCCGAGGCCACCGCCGCCCACCACGCCCACCGGGCCCGCCGCGACGCGCTGGTGCGGACGGTGCGCGGCCTGGGCGGTGAACCGGTGGCGGCGGACCCCGCGTACGCTCTGCCGTTCGCGGTGCCCGGCCCGGCCGCGGCGGTGCGGCTCGCCGCCGTGCTGGAGGACCGGGTCGCGGACGTCTATTCCGACCTCGTACGGGCCGCCGAGGGGCCGCTGCGGCGGGAGGCCGCGGACGCGTTGCGGGAGGCCGCGGTGCGGGCGGTGCGCTGGCGGGGCAGCGGCGTACCCTTTCCCGGGCTCGCCGAGCGGGCCGCCGACGGGTCCCTCAAGGACGGTGCCGGTGAGAAGGACGGGACGACGGGTGCCGACGCCAAGATCGGCTCCGATGCGGACGCCCGGACCGGCACGACGCACTGA
- a CDS encoding proline--tRNA ligase: protein MAQVQRMSRLMIKTLRDDPADAETLNHKLLVRAGYVRRTAAGIWSWLPLGKKVLDNVSRVVREEMDAIGGQEVLLPALLPKEAYEASGRYEEYGDLLFRLKDRKGADYLLGPTHEEVFTQVVKDMCSSYKDLPVILYQIQTKYRDEARPRAGVLRGREFQMKDSYSFDTTDEGLAEAYQLHRAAYIRIFERLGLDHRIVSAVSGAMGGSASEEFLAPAPAGEDTFVDCPGCDYAANTEAVTFKATPADASGTGPVEELDTPDTPTIETLAAHLGVQASATLKNLLVKVDGEIVAVGVPGDREVDLGKLGEHLAPAVVELVTAEDFVGRPDLVRGYVGPQGLEKVRYIADPRIASGTAWITGANKEGTHAKNVVAGRDFEVDDYLDVVVVEAGDPCPNCGTGLQVDRAIEIGHIFQLGRKYADIFSLDVLGQQGKPVRVTMGSYGIGVSRAVAALAEQTADDKGLCWPREIAPADVHVVAAGKALQTELALEVSEKLGAAGLRVLVDDRPGVSPGVKFTDSELIGVPKILVAGRRSAEGVLELKDRRTGEREELTVDEAIARLTEQG from the coding sequence ATGGCCCAGGTCCAGCGCATGTCCCGATTGATGATCAAGACACTGCGCGACGACCCGGCGGACGCCGAGACGCTCAACCACAAGCTGCTCGTCCGGGCCGGATACGTGCGCCGCACCGCCGCCGGCATCTGGTCCTGGCTGCCGCTCGGCAAGAAGGTCCTGGACAACGTCAGCCGCGTCGTCCGCGAGGAGATGGACGCCATCGGCGGCCAGGAGGTCCTGCTCCCCGCGCTGCTGCCCAAGGAGGCGTACGAGGCGAGCGGCCGGTACGAGGAGTACGGCGACCTGCTGTTCCGGCTCAAGGACCGCAAGGGCGCCGACTACCTCCTCGGACCCACCCACGAGGAGGTCTTCACCCAGGTGGTGAAGGACATGTGCTCGTCCTACAAGGACCTGCCCGTGATCCTCTACCAGATCCAGACCAAGTACCGTGACGAGGCCCGCCCCCGCGCCGGAGTGCTGCGCGGCCGTGAGTTCCAGATGAAGGACTCGTACTCCTTCGACACCACCGACGAGGGTCTCGCCGAGGCGTACCAGCTCCACCGCGCCGCCTACATCCGGATCTTCGAGCGGCTCGGCCTCGACCACCGCATCGTCTCCGCCGTCTCCGGCGCCATGGGCGGCTCGGCGTCCGAGGAGTTCCTCGCGCCCGCCCCGGCCGGCGAGGACACCTTCGTCGACTGCCCCGGCTGTGACTACGCGGCCAACACCGAGGCCGTGACCTTCAAGGCCACCCCGGCCGACGCCTCGGGCACCGGCCCCGTCGAGGAGCTGGACACCCCCGACACCCCGACCATCGAGACCCTCGCCGCGCACCTGGGCGTCCAGGCCTCCGCCACCCTGAAGAACCTCCTGGTCAAGGTCGACGGCGAGATCGTGGCCGTCGGTGTGCCCGGCGACCGCGAGGTCGACCTCGGCAAGCTCGGGGAGCACCTCGCCCCCGCCGTCGTCGAGCTCGTCACCGCCGAGGACTTCGTGGGCCGCCCCGACCTGGTGCGCGGCTACGTCGGCCCGCAGGGTCTGGAGAAGGTCCGCTACATCGCCGACCCGCGCATCGCGTCCGGCACCGCCTGGATCACGGGCGCCAACAAGGAGGGCACGCACGCGAAGAACGTCGTCGCGGGCCGTGACTTCGAGGTCGACGACTACCTCGACGTCGTCGTCGTCGAGGCGGGCGACCCCTGCCCCAACTGCGGCACCGGCCTCCAGGTGGACCGTGCCATCGAGATCGGCCACATCTTCCAGCTCGGCCGCAAGTACGCCGACATCTTCTCCCTCGACGTCCTCGGCCAGCAGGGCAAGCCCGTCCGCGTCACGATGGGCTCGTACGGCATCGGCGTCTCCCGCGCGGTGGCCGCCCTCGCCGAGCAGACCGCCGACGACAAGGGCCTGTGCTGGCCCCGTGAGATCGCCCCGGCCGATGTGCACGTGGTCGCCGCGGGCAAGGCGCTCCAGACCGAGCTGGCCCTTGAGGTCTCCGAGAAGCTGGGCGCGGCCGGCCTGCGCGTCCTGGTCGACGACCGCCCGGGCGTCTCGCCCGGTGTCAAGTTCACCGACTCCGAACTCATCGGCGTCCCGAAGATCCTGGTCGCAGGCCGCCGTTCGGCCGAGGGTGTCCTGGAGCTGAAGGACCGCCGCACGGGCGAGCGCGAGGAGCTCACCGTCGACGAGGCGATCGCCCGCCTCACCGAGCAGGGCTGA
- the rbfA gene encoding 30S ribosome-binding factor RbfA, with protein sequence MADNARAKKLADLIQEVVAEKLQRGIKDPRLGTHVTITDTRVTGDLREATVFYTVYGDDEDRASAAAGLESAKGILRSAVGAAAGTKFTPTLAFMADALPENAKAIEDLLDRARASDAKVREASSGATYAGDADPYRKPEDETDEDTASE encoded by the coding sequence GTGGCCGACAACGCGCGGGCTAAGAAGCTGGCGGACCTCATCCAGGAGGTGGTCGCCGAGAAACTGCAGCGCGGAATCAAGGACCCGCGCCTGGGTACGCACGTGACCATCACGGACACCCGTGTCACCGGCGACCTGCGGGAGGCCACGGTCTTCTACACGGTCTACGGCGACGACGAGGACCGGGCGAGCGCGGCAGCCGGCCTGGAGAGCGCCAAGGGCATCCTGCGCTCGGCGGTCGGTGCGGCGGCGGGGACGAAGTTCACCCCCACGCTCGCCTTCATGGCGGACGCGCTCCCCGAGAACGCCAAGGCGATCGAGGACCTCCTCGACCGGGCACGGGCCTCGGACGCCAAGGTGCGTGAGGCGTCCTCGGGCGCCACGTACGCGGGCGACGCCGACCCGTACCGCAAGCCGGAGGACGAGACCGACGAGGACACCGCCTCCGAATGA